Genomic DNA from Halobaculum sp. CBA1158:
ACGTCGCGTTCGGGTCCGCGACCTCGAACTCTCCGGTGCTTCGAGCGCCCGGTGACAGCGACCCGCCCATCGACAGCAGGTCGTCATCGACGCCGGCCGCCGTGATCGTCAGGTCGTACTCGCGGGACGCGTCGCTCTCGTTCGTGACCTCGACGGGGACCGAGTCGGGCTGCCCCCCGATACCGCGGCTACAGCCCGCGAGGAACGGGATCGCGGCCACGATCGCCTTCGAGACGGCCCTCCGACGCCACATGGCTCGGATTCCTCACCCCGGTGGAAAAAGCGGTTCGTTCGTCACTCCGGTACGTTCAGGAACTCGTCCTTGTGGCCGGCGTAGTGGGCGATCCGGCGACCGAGTTTCTCGGTGCGTCGACGGAGGTTGTCGTCGACGAACTCGTAGCGTGCACTCGATCCGATCGCGCCGGCGGGCGGACGGTCGCCGTCGTCCCACTCCTCGAAGCGGTCGCGGGCGTTGCGGATCCCGACCTGGAGCGGGGCGACCCAGCCGTGGACGCCGCGGATCGTCGCGCGCATGTGCTCGAGCGTGCCGCCGTAGGAGCCGCCGCCGGCGACGGCGAACAGCCCGACGACGGTGTCCTCGTACTCGTCGAAGCTACACCAGTCGTGGAAGCTCCGGAACGCCGAGGAGTAGGAGTCGTGATACACGGGGGAACACAAAAGCACCCCGTCGGCGCGGCGCATCCGCGCGAGGAGGTCGGGCACGTCGCCGGCGTCGGCGGCGTCCACGTCGGGGTGATACAGCGGGATATCGAGTCCGGGGTCGCCGAGGTCGATGGACTCCGGGTCGGCTCCGTACTCGGCTGCCGCGTCGAGGGCGTACTGCAGCGTCGCGCGACCGTAGCTCCCGTCGCGTCGAGAGCCGTTCACGGCGACGACGGTGGGCGTCTCCGACATACCGAACGGTTCCCGGGAGCGCGCAAAAGCCCGTCGGGTTACTCGATCGCTCGCCCGACGGATCCGTCCGCCGCTCGCCCGTCGGATCTGCCCGCTGCCCGCCCGCCGGCCGCCGCCGTCGTCCCCGAGCCCGCGGGGCGACACCGGACACCCGGGTTTTTCTCACCCGCCGCCGACGGCTCCCGCATGAACGAGATCTCCTTCGGCACCGACGGGTGGCGCGCCACCCTCGACACGTTCACCGACCGACGCGTCCGGATCGTCGGGCAGGCCGTCGCCGACACGCTCGCCGAGTCCGAGCCCGACGGCACCGATCGCCCCGTGATCGTCGGCTACGACGCCCGGCCGACCTCCGAGGGGTTCGCCGAGTCGCTCGCCGAGGTGCTCGCGGGCAACGGCTTCGACGTGCTGCTCCCCGAGCGCGACTGCCCGACGCCGCTGGTGGCACACGCCATCGTCGAGCGCGACGCGGCGGGCGCGCTGATGGTCACGGCCTCCCACAACCCGCCCGAGTACAACGGCGTGAAGTTCATCCCCGACGACGGCGCGCCCGCCCTGCCGGACGTGACGACACGGATCACCGACCGCCTCCGTGAACCCGACCTCGTGGCCGCCGGCACCGACGACGAGGGCGAGATCCGTCGCGTCGACCTCGTGACGCCCCACGCCGAGCACGCCCGCGACCTCGTCGCCGGCGCGGACGGGACGCTCGATCTCTCGGGACTGACGGTCGCCTACGACGCCATGCACGGCAGCGGCCGGGGCGTCACCGACGCCCTCCTCGAGTCGGCGGGCGCGGAGGTGGACCGTCTGCGGTGCGAGCGCGACCCCGAATTCGGCGGCGGCTCCCCCGAGCCGTCGGCGGAGAACCTCGAGGAGCTAGCCGAGCGCGTCGTCGACGGGGACGCGGACGTCGGGGTGGCCAACGACGGCGACGCCGACCGGCTGGCGATCGTGACGCCCGAGCGGGGCCACCTCGACGAGAACCTCTTCTTCGCGGCCACCTACGACCGCCTCCTCGAGGACCGGTCGGGGCCGGCGGTCCGCACGGTCTCGACGACGTTCCTGATCGACCGGGTCGCCGAGGCGCACGGCGAGGACGTGTACGAGACGGCGGTCGGATTCAAGTGGGTCGCCGAGGCGATGGGCGAGCACGACGCGCTGATCGGCGGGGAGGAGTCCGGCGGCTTCTCCGTCCGGGGCCACGTCCGCGAGAAGGACGGCGTCCTGCTGGCGCTGCTCGCGGCCGCCGCCGAGAGCGAGGAGTCGTACGACGACCGCGTCGACCGCCTGGAGGCCGAGCACGGTCGGATCGTCGCCGACAAGGTCAGCGTCGACTGCCCCGACGACCGGAAGGAGCGCGTGCTCGCCGACCTCGCCGAGCACATCCCCGACGAGGTCGCCGGCGAGGCGGTCGCCGACGTGGTGACCGTCGACGGCTTCAAGCTCCTGCTCGCGGACGGCTCGTGGCTGCTCGTTCGCCCCTCCGGCACGGAGCCGAAGATGCGCGTGTACGCCGAGTCCGGATCCGAGGCGGACACCGCCGCCGTCCTCGCCGAGGGGCGCGAACTGGTCGAGCCGCTCGTTTGAGGCGGCGGACCGGTCGACGGGCGGGGAGAACCGGAGCGAGCGTCGATCTCCGGCCGATCGCCGGCCCCCGACCCTCCGGATCTCCGGATCCCCGGGTTTGAGGGCGAGGTCGTCGCTACGATCGGTATGTTCGACGACGAGGTCGCCGCCCGCATCCGCGACGACCGCGAGCGCGACGGCTTCCTGTTCCCCCACTACGGCCGGTACTGCTTCGCCGGCGTCCCCGCGACCCTCGGCGGGGTGCTCGGCGTCGACCTCCCCGGCGACCCGCTCCCGGACGGTGCTGTCGCCGACGTGCCCGGGCTCGCCGGCACCGCCCCCGGTGACGACGCCGGCTACGACCGCGTCTGTCACGTGCTCGTCGACGGCTTCGGCTACGAGCAATGGCGTCGCGAGGTCGCCGCCGACCGCGCGCCGGAGTGGCTCGCCGACCTCGCGGAGACCGCCCGGGTGACGCCGCTCACGTCCGTCTACCCCTCGGAGACGGCGGCGGCGATCACGACCGTCCACACCGGCCGCACGCCCGCCGAGCACGGCGTGATCGGCTGGGACGTGTACCACCCCGACGCCGACCGCGTCGTCCAGACGCTCCCGTTCACGGCGAAGTCCGGCGACCCGGCCGACGAGGCGTACGGCGTCGACGCCGGCGACCTCTTCGCGGGCGGATCGATATACGACACCCTGGCGGACGCCGGCGTCGACTCGGTGACGGTGCAGCCCACGAAGGCGGCGACCGGAGCCTACTCCGCGCACGCGCTCGCCGGCGCTGACTCCCGCGGCTACGAGGACCTCGACGGCTTCCGGTCGCTGTTGACCGAGGCGATGGCGGAGTCGGCTCCGGGCACCTACTGCTACGCGTACCTCTCGGACGTGGACGGCGCGGCCCACGCGGCCGGCACCGACTCCGACCGCTACCGCGAGACGCTCGCGGCCGTCTCCGAGGCCGTCGCGACGGCGCTGTCGGGCGTCCCCGACGAGGTCGCCGAGTCGACGCTGCTCGTGGTCACCGCCGACCACGGCCACGTCGACACCGACCCCGAGACCAACGTCGACCTCTGGGAGCACGACTTCCTCACCGAGCGCATGCGCCGCTACGAGACCGGCGCTCCGGCCGGGTACCCGCTGGCGGGAGGTGACGGCGGAGACGGCGGCGACGCCGGCGACGACGGGCACGGCGGCGACGCCGGCAACGGCGAGCACGGCGGCGACGCCGCCGGCGATCCCCTCCCGCCGGTCGGCGGCGCGCGCAACGTCCACCTCCACCTCCGACCGGGAATGACCGAGGAGGTGGTCGACTACCTCGATCGGACCTTCGACGGACGGGCGTTCACCCGGGAGGAAGCCTTCGACCGCGGGCTGTTCGGCAACCGTGCTGTCTCTGACCGCCTCCGTCGCCGCTGCGGCGACGTGGTGTTCGTCCACCGACAAAGGGCGGTCTGGCGGGGCGACGAGCCGGGGAAGCTCGGGTACGTCGGCTGGCACGGCGGGCTGACGTCGGCGGAGATGTTGACGCCCTTCGCGGCCGCGCCGCTGTCGGACGTGGTCTGACTGCGGGTAGTCACCGCCTCACGTCCCTGTCGGCCGGAAGCGTCCCGAGCAGCCGCCCGTCGCGCTCGCCGCACGTCTCGATCTCGAACCTCAGCGACTCGTAGAACGGCCGTACCCCTGGCCTGAACGTCGCCGTCAACGACCCGTCGGTTCGCTCGGCGGCCGCCGCCACGATGGCGGTGCCGACGCCGTCGGCCCGCCGACGCTTGCGGACCGCGACCGCGTCGATGTGACCATCGTCGAGCACGATCGCGCCGATCACGGCAGGGCCTTCGGCCTCGCCCGTGGTGTCGTCGTCGACGGCGACCAGCGCGTCGCCGCCGGCGACGCGCTCGGCGAGATCGTCGGGGACCGAGAGCATCGCGGCGTCGAGGAGTCGCCTGACCGCGTCGTCGTCGTCGTCGCGGGCGGGTCGGATCGAGGCGGCGGTGTCGTCGCCGTCGCGGTCGCCGCCGCCCTCGCCGGTCATCCGCCCGTGATGAGCCGGAGCAGCTTCAGTTCGCTCGCCTCGACCGAGGCGTCCTCCGGGACCGGGCTTCCGTCCACGAGCACAGTCACCTCGTGGGGCGAGTAGCCGGTCGCCCGACACACGTCGGCGTAGGTCGCGTCGTCGTCGAGCGAGAGCGTCTCGGTCCCCTCACCGACGACCTCGCAGGTCACGTCCATACCCGTCGGTGGGGCCCGCGTGGACTTCGCCGTTTGGACTCGGGGCTCGGTATCTCGGGGCGTTTATCCCCCCGGCCCGCCGACCACCGGTCATGAGCGAGGCCGACGACGCCGAGGCCGCCGAGTCACCGCCCGGGCGGGAGGTCTGGATCGAGAAGTACCGCCCGCAGACGCTGGAGGACGTGTACGGGCACGAGCAGATCGTCTCGCGGCTCCGGAGCTACATCGAGCAGGACGACCTGCCGCACCTGCTGTTTTCGGGGCCGGCAGGTGTCGGGAAGTGTACGACGGGGGAAACACCGATACTCACGAACAGAGGAGTCGAACGCATCGACCGTGTCGTCGGCGACATCGAGGGGTTCGGGACTCCCGAGGAAGGAACGGAGGTCGTGACGTTCGACGACGACGGCGAGTTCGAGCACGTCGAGCCATCACAGGTCTTCGGGAAGGAGGCCGACGAACTCGTCTCGGTGACGACGCGCGACGGCGGCGAGTTCACCGTCACGCCGGAGCACAAACTCCTCGTCATCGACGCCGACGGACTCTCGTGGACCCCTGCCGGGGAGATCGATGTCGGTCAGCGGGTCGTCCGTCCGCTCGAAATCCCGACGCCGACGGATCCGAAGCTGGAGTGGATCGACGCTGTCGACGACGACCGGATCGAGATCGAACTGACTGGCCGCGCGATCGAGGAGTTCGATCGGCCCGTCGTTTCGCCGTCGGACCTCCGAACGGACGATACCTCTCGAGAACAACTTCGCGAGGATGTCGAACGGATAACGTACGTGAGTGCGTCCGGGAACCGGTCTCGTCCGATCACGCCCCCTTGGGAAGTGACGCCGGAACTCGCTCGGTTCGTCGGGCTCGCTGTCGCGGAGGCACGTATTGAACGCGGTCGGGTGAAATTTTATAACACGGATGCAGACCTCCTCGACGCGTTCGACGCGGCGATCGAGTCCTGTTTCGGACTGTCTGGGACGCGGGGCGAACAGAAGGGAGTTCCGTACGTCGAGGTGATCTCTCGGACGCTCACCCACTACTTGGAGGAGATGTTCGACGTGTTCGCGAGTGCCGGAGGAGCGGACCCGAACGCCGTTGGGTCGGCACTCGTCGCCGCGGACGATACCGCCCGAGCGGCGTTCCTCCGTGCGATGTTCGACGCCGAGGCACACGTCGCGGACAACGGCGTCGTCGAACTGACTCAACGGAACGAGCGTCACATCACCCTCCTCTCGTATCTCCTTTCGTCGTTCGGGGTTCCGTCCCGCCGCAAACGTGTTCGAAAGTCGGCAACGAACGGGAGCGGGACGGAGCGAGAGTACCACCAGCTGTCGATCTCCGGTGCTTCCGCGCTATCGCGGTTCGAGGAGCGGATCGGGTTCGACATCGAGGAGAAGGCAGCCGCGCTCGCGCGGGCCACCGACCGGCGCTCCAACCCGAACCACGACACGATGCCGGCCCAATCCACCGTCCACGACCTTACTGAGAGTCTTTGTCTTCCTATCGGCGAACTCACATCGGACTCGCTCCACCCTGAAAACCCCGGTAGAGAGCGGTACCTCGACGATGTCGAGGCGGTGCTCGATGCTGCTGTCGAACGTGTCGAAACCGCCCAGACCGTGCTTGCTCGGCTCGATACGCTTTCGCCAGCATTGAACGACGCGTCGGCGGTCCCCGCAGCGTGGGTCGACGCCCGCCTGGATCTCGAACCGCTGAGTAAGCGGAAGCGGGTCTCCGAGGAGATAGGAGTTCGGACGGATAGACTTCTCGAATACGCGGACGGTCGACGGACGCCGAACGCAAGGCGAACGATGGGCATCCTCTCGCAACTCGAGGGGACCCGACGGTCCGTCGATATCGGAGCTATCCAGCGGGTGTTGTGTGACTGTATCGATTCGTTGGGAATTTCGTACAACGAAGTCGCGGAGGGCACCACGCTCCGTGGAACCGAAACCATCGCGCTCCTCTCGAACGACGACCACGCGCCGTCGTCGTTGCCACGGTTTGAGACGGTCGCGGATCGGGTCCGGACGCTCGCGTCCCGGATGTGTTCCCTGGAGGTGATCGAGGATATCGCCTCGTTAGACCGACTCGCGTCCGCCGACCTCTACTTCGATGAGGTCGAGTCGGTCGAACGGGCGGACGGTCCCGAGCGCGTGTACGACCTCACCGTTTCGGAGACGCGGAATTATCTGGCCGGGAACGTCCCGACCGTGATGCATAACACGACCTCGGCCGTCGCGATCGCCAGGACCATTTACGGCGACGACTGGCGGACGAACTTCCTCGAACTCAACGCCTCCGACCAGCGCGGCATCGACGTGGTCAGAGACCGGATCAAGAACTTCGCGCGCTCCTCCTTCGGCGGCCACGACTACCGGATTATCTTCCTCGACGAGGCCGACTCGCTCACCGACGACGCCCAGTCAGCGCTCCGGCGGACGATGGAGCAGTTCTCCGACAACACGCGCTTCATCCTCTCGTGCAACTACTCCTCGAAGATCATCGACCCGATCCAGTCGCGGTGTGCCGTCTTCCGCTTCTCGCCGCTGTCGGACGAGGCCGTCGAGGCGCAGGTGCGCGACATCGCCGCCGATCAGGACATCGAGATCACCGACGAGGGCCTCGACGCGCTGGTGTACGCCGCCGACGGCGACATGCGTCGCGCGATCAACTCCCTGCAGGCGGCCGCGACGACCGGCGACGTGGTCGACGAGGAGACCGTCTACGAGATCACCGCGACCGCCCGGCCCGAGGAGATCGAGGCCATGGTCGAGGACGCGCTCGCGGGCGACTTCTCGAAGTCGCGGGCGACGCTCGACACCCTCCTCACGGAGACGGGAATGGCCGGCGGCGACGTGATCGACCAGCTCCACCGCTCGGTGTGGGAGTTCGATCTGTCCGACAGGGAGGCGGTGCGGCTGATGGAGCGCATCGGCGAGACCGACTACCGGATCTCCGAGGGCGCGAACGAGCAGGTGCAGTTGGAGGCGCTGCTGGCGTCGCTGGCGCTGGCCGACGAGTAGCGCGGAGAAGCGCGACGGCGTCGGCCTATCGCTCGGGCTCGATGTAGACCGCTCGGACGCGGTCGTCGATGCCCCGCAGTTTCTCCTCGATCCTCGTGATGTCCTCGTCGAGGTCGGCCGTCACCGACTCGTCGTCGAAGCTCACGTCGGCGGTGACGAGCGCCTCGCCGGGGCCGACGAACACGGTCCGGAAGCCGTCGACGTGGACGACGCCCTCGTGGTCGGCGATCGCCGTCCGTAGCTCCGACTCAACGTCGGCGGCCAGCGACTCGCCGAGGATGAGGCGCTTGTTCTCCCACGCGAGCGCGACCGCGAAGCCCATCAACAGCGCGCCGATGGCGATCGAGGCGATCGCGTCGAAGATCGGCATCTCGAGATACCGCGCGAGGGTGATCCCGACGAGCGCGATGACGGCCCCGCCCAGCGCGACCGCGTCCTCGGTGAAGGCGGTGAGCGTCGTCACGTCGCTGGTCTTGGAGAACGCCTCGCGGACCCCCGACCAGCCGTACGAGTCGATCTGTCGCTGGAGCTCCGCGTTCGCCTTCGCGAGTGCCCAGACCTCGAAGACGATCGCGCCGAGGAGGACGACGACGTTTATCCAGAACGGGTCGACCGGGACGAGTTCGGTGAAGTTGATCCCCGCGAGGATCACGTCGGCGCGCTCGCCGCCGTGGCCGGGATTCATCAACGCACCGTAGCCGTGTTTCAGCGACTCCCAGCCGGCGATGCCGAACAGCAGCACCGAGACGAGAAACGCGTAGAAGAACTGGGCCTTCCCGTAGCCGAACGGGTGTGCCCGGCTCGCCTCCTGTTTCGAATAGCGGATCCCGATGAGGAGGAACACCTGGTTCCCGGTGTCGGAGATCGAGTGGTACGTCTCCGAGAGCATCGACGGCGACCCGGTGAGCAGGAACCCGAAGAACTTCATCACCGCGATGGACCCGTTGGCGATCAGCGCGGCGATCACCACGGATCTGCTTCCTCCAGCCATTGTCGCGACGACTCTCCGGACGGGTATCAAACCCGTGGACACGCGCGCCCGCCCGCGGTCGGTCATCCGGCGCGGTTCCGGCGGGACGTGTCGGCACCTCGACGGTCCCGAACCGTTAGGGCGCCGGGCGTCCACCGTTCCGACGATGCTCGCCGTCATCTCGGACACGCACGCAACCGACGACCACCGCCTGCGCGGTCGAACGCTCGATGCGGTCCGGTCGGCCGACGCCGTGATCCACGCGGGCGACTTCTACCGCGAGCCCGTGCTCGAGGCGCTCCTCGACGTGAACGACTCGCTGTACGGCGTCACCGGCAACAACGACGACGCGGCGCTGCGCGATCGGCTCCCCGGCGAACGGGTCGTCGCCCACGAGGGCGCGACGATCGCGGTGCGCCACCGGAGCCGAAGCGGCGCGACGGGGCTGGCGCTGTTCGGTCGCGAACGCGACGCGGACCTCGTCGTCTTCGGCCACAGCCACCGTCCGGAGTTCGACGACTCCGGCCCGGTGCCGCTGCTCAACCCCGGAAGCTACGCACAGCCCCGCGGCAACCGCGCGGCCCACGCCGAACTCGCCCGGACGGCCGACGGGCTCTCGGGGCGACTCGTCACGCCGGAGGGCGAACCCATCGAGGAGTTCGCGGTACCGGTCCGGGACGCGTGAGCAGAGGGGTGGGGACGGCGACCGACCGGAAGGAGGGGGAGGGGTGTGGCCCTCGGTGCCGTCCCGTTCGGGGGTGAGTGCCGTCCCGTTCCTCGGGGGAGGGTGCGTGTGGGGACCGCGTGTGGAGGGCCGACGCGTCACCGGGGACCGGTACCAGTCGCTTGTGGCGCTCGCGTCAAGTACCTTCTCTATGGTCAAATCCCGCTTTTAGTTACCGACGAAGGGTGTACGCCGGCGTTTTCGGCGGCCGCGTTCCGCCGCGTCGGCGGTCACGCGCCGCCGCGACGGTGGACGTACAGCGCCGCCAGCGCCAGCGCGAGCAGTCCCCCGCACAGGAAGAGGAACCCCGGCGAGGCGGCCAGTTGCTCCGCGAGCGTCGGGGCGGTGTCGGCGGCGACGGTGTACGTCGTCTCGGCGGCCGCCTCCGTGGCGGCGGGCTCCGCGGTCGTCTCGGGTGCCGCCGTCTCCGGGGGCGGCGTTTCGGTCGCCTCGGCGATCCCGATCCCGCCGTCGTCGGCCGCGGTCTCGGTCGCCGCCTCCGTCGCCGTCTCGGCGTCCGCCGGCGCTTCGGTCGCGGCCGCGTCCGTCGAATCGGCGCTCACGTTCGTCCCGCCGGAGTCGCCGCCGCCGTCGGCGGATCCGGCGGATCCGAAGCCGAGAGTCGGGGCGAACGGTCCTCCGAGGACGGTCTCGACGACGGCCGCGCCCAGACCGATCGCGCCGACGCCGCCGAGCACGCGGCTGAGCGTCGCGCGGATGCCGGACGCCTCCGACTCGCTTCCGGCCACGAGCACGAGCGGGCCGTCGGCGGGGGCGTACACGTCCATCTCGCGGCCCTTCCGCGAGTAGGCCGTGCCGGTGACCTCGACGACGCCCGCCTCGCGAAGCCGCTTGAGGTGGTACTGGGCGTTCTGGAGGGAGGTGTCGACGCGGTCGGCCACGTCGCTTGCGGGTCCCGGGCTGTCGTGGAGGGCGGCGAGGATCGCGCGGGCGGTGTCCGAGGAGAGCGACGACAGCACGGCGTCCGCGTCGTCGCCGTCGACGCCGATGACGCGCGGTTCGGCCTCGCCGTCGTCGTCCCCGTCGGACGCCGGCCCGCCGATCCCCGGGATGGAGGACGGGAACTCGGCCATCGTCGGCCTATTTCACGCTGGAGGGTGTAAGCCTTCCGTGCGATCGGCACCGTCTCTCACCGCGGGGTCGCTGTCGGGGTGTCACCACCGCGTCGCCGTCGCCGTACCGTCGCCGCCGACACGCTCCACCCTGCGTCGGCGACGACACGGCCCACCTCGTCTCGGCGACGACGCGGTCCACCCCGCGTCGGCGACGACTCGCCGACTCCCTCACGAACGATCCGGGGAATCCCGACAGTCATTTGACGGTGTGTCGCCGACTCGAAGACATGCTCGATTACGTCGGTCTGGAGGCGGATCTCTCGGCGGAGGAGACGCTGATCCGGGACACCGCCCGGGAGTTCGTCGCCGAGGAGGTCGCCCCCGACATCGCCGACCACTACGAGGCGGGTACCTTCCCGACGGAGCTCATCCCCGAGATGGGCGAGCTCGGATTCTACGCGCCGAACCTGGAGGGGTACGGCTCCCCGAACGTCTCCGAGCGGGCGTACGGCCTGCTCATGCAGGAGTTGGAGGCGTGCGACTCGGGCCTGCGTTCGATGGCCAGCGTGCAGGGCGCGCTCGTGATGTACCCGATCCACGCGTTCGGCAGCGAGGCCCAGAAGGAACGCTGGCTCCCCGACCTCGGTCAGGGGGAGGCGGTCGGCTGCTTCGGCCTGACGGAGCCGGACCACGGCTCGAATCCGGCGGGGATGGAGACGGCGGCCGAGCGCGACTCCGCGGAGGAGACCTCCGCTGACCCCTCGGAAGTCGTCGCTTCCGAGGACGCCGACGGCTTCGTCCTCAACGGCGAGAAGACGTGGATCACCAACGCCCCCATCGCCGACGTGGCGGTCGTGTGGGCGAAGCTGACGAGCGAGGAGGAGTCGCCGGTGCGGGGCTTCCTCGTCGAGACCGACCGCGACGGCGTCGAGACCCCGAAGATCGACGACAAGCTCTCGATGCGCGCGTCCGTCACCGGCGGGATCGTCCTCGACGACGTTCGCGTGCCAGAGGAGAACGTCCTCCCCGAGGTGGAGGGGATGAAGGGGCCGCTGTCGTGTCTCACACAGGCCCGGTACGGCATCGCGTGGGGCGCGGTCGGCGCGGCCCGCGACTGCTTCGAGACGGCCCGCGAGTACCAGACCGACCGCGAGCAGTTCGGCGGTCCGATCGCGCGCTTCCAGATCCAACAGGAGAAGCTGGCGGAGATGGCGACCCAGATCACCCTCGCGCAACTGCTCGCGTACCGCCTCGCCGACCTGAAGGAGCGCGGCGATCTGCGCCCCCAGCAGGTGTCGATGGCCAAGCGAAACAACGTCCGGATGGCGCGCGACCAGGCCCGGATCGCCCGGGAGATGCTCGGCGGCAACGGGATCACGACGGATTACTCGCCGATGCGCCACATGAGCAACCTGGAGACGGTGTACACCTACGAGGGCACCCACGACATCCACTCGCTGATCCTCGGTGCCGACCTCACCGGGATCCAGGCGTTCGAGTAGGCGGCTCCCGGCGTTCAGACGGCACCGTGGGAATCGTGATCACACCTAAGTGGATACGGTCTGAGTCGCCAACCGAGATGGCCGGACCGGTCGAACGGCGGCGTCGGACGCTCGCGTTCTCCCGCGAGGAGGCGTGGGTGGTCCACGTCGCGCTCCTCGACCGGATCCGTTCGGCCGTCGAAGACGACGGGGGCGGACGCTCGGTCGAGAGGTACGCCGAACTCGACGCTCTGTCGACGCTGGAGGGCGAGAACGAGCGGTTCTCGACCAGCGAGGTCGCCGCCATCCGCGCCGCGTTGCGGTCGTACCTCCCGAGCGCGCCGCCTCGAGACCTCCTTCCGGGGCGGGAGGCGCTCCGGCGGGTCGACGGCGACGCGTGATCGCGGCTCCGAGGGTCGGGACCGCGACGTGACGCGGGCGACCGGACCGGACCGTCACCGCTTCGACAGCGACTCGCTCCGCGCGAGCTTCCCCCACAGCGCCCGGCGGTCGGCCGCCCAGCGGTAGAGCGTCTCGCGGGCCTCGGGGTACCTCGGCAGGCCCCGCGCGGCGGCGGTGAGCCACCATCCCGCCGCGCCGGTGCGCTTGGCGACCTGTTCGAGCGCCTCGCCGCAGGAGTACACCGCGCGGTCGGTGACGAGGTGCATACACTCCTCGTAATCGTCGGGGAGTCGCGCGCGAAGGTCGTCGTTCTCGTCCAACTCGGAGAAGCCGACCGGCTCGAACTCGCCCAACTCCAGCGCGTGCGAGACGCAGAACGTACAGAAGCCGCAGTCGTCGTCGTACACGAGACGCGGAACCGACATACCAGACGTAGGTGCTCGCCG
This window encodes:
- a CDS encoding acyl-CoA dehydrogenase family protein yields the protein MLDYVGLEADLSAEETLIRDTAREFVAEEVAPDIADHYEAGTFPTELIPEMGELGFYAPNLEGYGSPNVSERAYGLLMQELEACDSGLRSMASVQGALVMYPIHAFGSEAQKERWLPDLGQGEAVGCFGLTEPDHGSNPAGMETAAERDSAEETSADPSEVVASEDADGFVLNGEKTWITNAPIADVAVVWAKLTSEEESPVRGFLVETDRDGVETPKIDDKLSMRASVTGGIVLDDVRVPEENVLPEVEGMKGPLSCLTQARYGIAWGAVGAARDCFETAREYQTDREQFGGPIARFQIQQEKLAEMATQITLAQLLAYRLADLKERGDLRPQQVSMAKRNNVRMARDQARIAREMLGGNGITTDYSPMRHMSNLETVYTYEGTHDIHSLILGADLTGIQAFE
- a CDS encoding DCC1-like thiol-disulfide oxidoreductase family protein, which codes for MSVPRLVYDDDCGFCTFCVSHALELGEFEPVGFSELDENDDLRARLPDDYEECMHLVTDRAVYSCGEALEQVAKRTGAAGWWLTAAARGLPRYPEARETLYRWAADRRALWGKLARSESLSKR
- a CDS encoding winged helix-turn-helix domain-containing protein, with product MAEFPSSIPGIGGPASDGDDDGEAEPRVIGVDGDDADAVLSSLSSDTARAILAALHDSPGPASDVADRVDTSLQNAQYHLKRLREAGVVEVTGTAYSRKGREMDVYAPADGPLVLVAGSESEASGIRATLSRVLGGVGAIGLGAAVVETVLGGPFAPTLGFGSAGSADGGGDSGGTNVSADSTDAAATEAPADAETATEAATETAADDGGIGIAEATETPPPETAAPETTAEPAATEAAAETTYTVAADTAPTLAEQLAASPGFLFLCGGLLALALAALYVHRRGGA